In one Catenulispora sp. MAP5-51 genomic region, the following are encoded:
- a CDS encoding ABC transporter permease: MEQAEVGVNVLSQAWGWLTTSANWSGSDGIPTRLLQHFEYSAEAVLIAALIAFPLGLLTGHSKRGGPLVSSLANLARALPTLGLVVLLVVVMGVKFRAVMIPLVALTVPPILLNTYEGIRNVDPQLTDAAKGMGLRPWQVLWRAEVPAALPLILTGFQFAAVNAIANTAIAAYSSFGGLGRFVIDGLATTDYGMVAGGAILIVIAAILNLLFFALLRRLLVSPGLRQKKQTA; this comes from the coding sequence GTGGAACAAGCGGAGGTCGGCGTGAACGTCCTGAGCCAGGCCTGGGGCTGGCTGACCACGAGCGCGAACTGGAGCGGGTCCGACGGCATCCCGACCCGTCTGCTGCAGCACTTCGAGTACTCGGCGGAGGCGGTGCTCATCGCGGCCCTCATCGCCTTCCCGCTGGGCCTGCTGACCGGGCATTCCAAGCGCGGCGGCCCGTTGGTGAGCTCCCTGGCCAACCTGGCGCGGGCGCTGCCGACGCTGGGCCTGGTGGTGCTGTTGGTGGTGGTCATGGGCGTGAAGTTCCGCGCCGTGATGATCCCCCTGGTGGCGCTGACGGTCCCGCCGATCCTGCTGAACACGTACGAGGGCATCCGGAACGTGGACCCGCAGCTCACCGACGCGGCCAAGGGCATGGGCCTGAGACCGTGGCAGGTGTTGTGGCGCGCCGAGGTCCCGGCGGCGCTGCCGCTGATCCTGACCGGCTTCCAGTTCGCGGCGGTGAACGCCATCGCGAACACGGCTATCGCGGCGTACTCCTCGTTCGGGGGGCTGGGCCGCTTCGTCATCGACGGCCTGGCGACCACCGACTACGGGATGGTGGCCGGGGGCGCGATCCTGATCGTGATCGCGGCGATCCTGAACCTGCTGTTCTTCGCGCTGCTGCGCAGACTGCTGGTCTCGCCGGGATTGAGGCAGAAGAAACAGACCGCTTAG
- a CDS encoding ABC transporter ATP-binding protein: MATVDFIRASCTYPEGKRKAVDNLTLSVGDGEFLVLLGPSGCGKTTALRMLAGLEEVQGGQVLVDGRDLEGMPPGDRDLAMVFQSYALFPHMTVARNLGFRMELAGAPASAVSRRVRRIAAELNLTERLDRLPKTLSGGEQQRVAIGRAMVREPRVFLMDEPLGALDAKLRASARAKIADMQRRSGITTLYVTHDQVEAMAMGDRIAIMNRGMLQQVDTPRRLYDHPVNEFVAGFVGSPAMNLVPGTYKHGWALIGELDVFEVPVEVAQPLTSPSVLVGFRPEHAKIAAPGNGIYATVGVVERLGHTAYLHCEMGTGRARRTVIVRCDEYDAPRAGAHVGVVPDPREIHLFDGESGLRVGR; encoded by the coding sequence GTGGCGACAGTCGATTTCATTCGCGCAAGTTGCACGTACCCGGAAGGGAAACGCAAGGCCGTTGACAATCTGACACTGTCCGTGGGGGACGGCGAGTTCCTGGTCCTGCTGGGCCCCTCGGGCTGCGGCAAGACCACGGCGCTGCGCATGCTCGCCGGCCTGGAGGAGGTCCAGGGCGGCCAGGTCCTGGTCGACGGCCGGGACCTGGAGGGCATGCCCCCCGGCGACCGCGACCTGGCCATGGTCTTCCAGAGCTACGCGCTCTTCCCGCACATGACGGTGGCGCGCAACCTGGGCTTCCGCATGGAACTGGCAGGCGCCCCGGCCTCGGCCGTATCCCGCCGAGTCCGCCGCATAGCCGCGGAACTGAACCTGACCGAGCGCCTGGACCGGCTCCCGAAGACCCTGTCCGGCGGCGAGCAGCAGCGCGTGGCGATCGGCCGAGCGATGGTGCGCGAACCGCGCGTGTTCCTGATGGACGAGCCGCTCGGCGCCCTGGACGCGAAGCTGCGGGCCTCGGCGCGGGCGAAGATCGCGGACATGCAGCGCCGCAGCGGCATCACGACCCTGTACGTGACCCACGACCAGGTCGAGGCCATGGCGATGGGCGACCGCATCGCCATCATGAACCGCGGCATGCTCCAGCAGGTCGACACCCCGCGCCGCCTGTACGACCATCCGGTGAACGAGTTCGTGGCCGGCTTCGTCGGCTCCCCGGCGATGAACCTGGTGCCGGGCACGTACAAGCACGGCTGGGCCCTGATCGGCGAACTGGACGTGTTCGAGGTGCCGGTGGAGGTGGCGCAGCCCCTGACGTCCCCATCGGTGCTGGTCGGATTCCGGCCGGAGCACGCGAAGATCGCGGCACCCGGAAACGGGATCTACGCCACGGTCGGCGTGGTGGAGCGCTTGGGGCACACGGCGTATCTGCACTGCGAGATGGGCACGGGACGCGCGCGGCGGACGGTGATCGTGCGCTGCGACGAGTATGACGCGCCGCGGGCGGGCGCTCATGTCGGGGTGGTGCCGGATCCGCGGGAGATTCACCTTTTTGACGGGGAGAGCGGGCTGCGGGTGGGGCGGTAG
- a CDS encoding ABC transporter ATP-binding protein has product MISFVQVGKTYPDGTVAVAATDLTADSGRVTVLVGPSGSGKTTLLRMVNRMIDPTSGEILIDGVDVRSKSAPELRRGIGYVIQNAGLFPHRTVLANVMTVPRLLGWSKEKARDRAMELLTTVGLEESHAKRYPFQLSGGQQQRVGVARALAADPPVLLMDEPFSAVDPVVRKDLQTELLRLQSELSKTILFVTHDIDEAIQLGDKVAVLNTGGVLEQFDTPAELLAHPKNAFVESFLGLDRGVRRLSFFSSTGVPLRPEPVVAVDAPPAEVLARRGAQPWLLVVDDAQQPLGWLPADQVPADGDLSRVPVGDLTSYGHTFHAETDSLRAALDSAILSPSSRAVGVGADGRVIGVASVEELIPAIRAAQSESAPEIPHGDNPETV; this is encoded by the coding sequence GTGATTTCCTTCGTGCAGGTCGGAAAGACGTACCCGGACGGGACCGTGGCCGTCGCCGCGACGGACCTGACCGCTGACAGCGGTCGCGTCACGGTGCTGGTGGGTCCGTCGGGGTCGGGCAAGACGACCCTGCTGCGGATGGTCAACCGGATGATCGACCCCACCAGCGGCGAGATCCTCATCGACGGGGTGGACGTGCGGTCGAAGTCCGCGCCGGAGCTGCGGCGCGGGATCGGCTACGTGATCCAGAACGCGGGCCTGTTCCCGCACCGCACGGTCCTGGCCAACGTGATGACCGTGCCGCGGCTGCTGGGCTGGTCCAAGGAGAAGGCGCGCGACCGCGCCATGGAGCTGCTGACCACCGTCGGGCTCGAGGAGTCCCACGCCAAGCGCTACCCCTTCCAGCTCTCCGGCGGCCAGCAGCAGCGCGTCGGCGTCGCCCGGGCGCTGGCCGCCGATCCGCCGGTGCTGCTCATGGACGAGCCCTTCAGCGCCGTGGACCCCGTGGTGCGCAAGGACCTGCAGACCGAACTGCTGCGCCTGCAGTCCGAGCTGAGCAAGACGATCCTGTTCGTCACCCACGACATCGACGAGGCGATCCAGCTCGGCGACAAGGTCGCGGTGCTGAACACCGGCGGCGTGCTCGAGCAGTTCGACACCCCGGCCGAACTGCTGGCGCACCCGAAGAACGCGTTCGTCGAGAGCTTCCTGGGCCTGGACCGCGGCGTGCGCCGGCTGTCCTTCTTCTCCTCCACCGGCGTCCCGCTGCGCCCCGAGCCCGTGGTAGCGGTGGACGCGCCGCCTGCCGAGGTGCTGGCACGCCGCGGGGCACAGCCGTGGCTGCTGGTCGTGGACGACGCACAGCAGCCGCTGGGCTGGCTGCCGGCGGACCAGGTGCCGGCCGACGGCGACCTGAGCCGGGTGCCGGTCGGCGACCTGACCTCCTACGGGCACACCTTCCACGCCGAGACCGACTCGCTGCGCGCGGCGCTGGACTCGGCCATCCTGTCCCCCTCCAGCCGGGCGGTCGGCGTGGGCGCCGACGGCCGGGTGATCGGCGTGGCCTCCGTGGAGGAACTGATACCCGCGATCAGGGCGGCGCAGAGCGAGAGCGCGCCGGAGATACCCCACGGCGACAATCCGGAGACCGTCTGA
- a CDS encoding NAD(P)H-dependent flavin oxidoreductase, producing the protein MRTPLSASLGLEFPLFAFSHCRDVVAAVTRAGGLGVLGAVYFTPDELETELRWLDAHTDGKPYGVDVVMPASVSTSVHEVSAKDSARTSMEETLKAYIPAKHRDFVEGILDKYEVPDLPADGDHSHQLLGWTDATARPQVEVALDHPIALLASALGPLPADIVELAHRNNVRTAGLASSAHHARKQVESGVDIIVAQGTEAGGHTGEISTMVLIPEVVDAVGDTPVLAAGGIGDGRQVAAAMALGAQGAWTGSIWLTVAEADTDPRVVPKLLAASSRDTVRSRALTGKPARQLRTDWTDAWEGTDSPGALPMPLQYMLVSEAHRRIARAGRTELMGMPVGQIVGSMTQVRPVREVIYQLVEEYAAAVERLGAITEA; encoded by the coding sequence ATGCGAACCCCGCTCTCGGCATCCCTGGGTCTGGAATTCCCCTTGTTCGCGTTCAGTCACTGCCGCGACGTCGTCGCGGCGGTCACCCGGGCCGGGGGCCTGGGCGTCCTGGGCGCCGTCTACTTCACCCCCGACGAGCTGGAGACCGAGCTGCGCTGGCTGGACGCGCACACCGACGGCAAGCCGTACGGTGTCGACGTCGTCATGCCGGCCTCGGTCTCCACATCAGTGCACGAGGTCTCGGCCAAGGACTCGGCGCGCACGAGCATGGAGGAGACGCTCAAGGCCTACATCCCCGCCAAGCACCGCGACTTCGTCGAGGGCATCCTCGACAAGTACGAGGTGCCCGACCTGCCCGCCGACGGCGACCACAGCCACCAGCTCCTGGGCTGGACCGACGCCACCGCGCGCCCCCAGGTCGAGGTCGCCCTGGACCACCCGATCGCGCTGCTGGCCAGCGCCCTGGGCCCGCTGCCGGCCGACATCGTGGAACTGGCGCACCGCAACAACGTCCGCACCGCCGGCCTGGCCTCCAGCGCGCACCACGCGCGCAAGCAGGTGGAGTCCGGCGTCGACATCATCGTCGCGCAGGGCACCGAGGCCGGCGGCCACACCGGCGAGATCTCCACCATGGTGCTGATCCCCGAGGTCGTCGACGCGGTCGGCGACACCCCGGTCCTGGCCGCCGGCGGCATCGGCGACGGCCGCCAGGTGGCCGCGGCGATGGCGCTGGGCGCGCAGGGCGCGTGGACCGGCTCGATCTGGCTGACGGTCGCCGAGGCCGACACCGACCCGCGCGTGGTCCCCAAGCTGCTGGCCGCGTCCTCCCGCGACACCGTCCGCTCCCGCGCCCTGACCGGCAAACCGGCGCGGCAGCTGCGCACCGACTGGACCGACGCCTGGGAGGGCACTGATTCCCCCGGCGCGCTGCCGATGCCGTTGCAGTACATGCTGGTCTCCGAGGCGCACCGGCGCATCGCGCGGGCCGGGCGCACCGAGCTCATGGGCATGCCGGTGGGCCAGATCGTCGGGTCGATGACCCAGGTGCGGCCCGTTCGGGAGGTCATCTACCAGCTTGTCGAGGAGTACGCGGCCGCCGTCGAGCGCCTCGGCGCCATCACCGAGGCCTGA
- a CDS encoding acyl-CoA synthetase yields MAGLGFWRIAQANPDWTAVIEEAGGEHKAGDVLARANQTVHALRALGLADGDGLTLLMPNVVEMVEIYAAALQAAFYYTPINFHLAGPEIAYIIHDAEAKAFFCHARFAEIGLAAVAELEKEGQGLPKEALISVGGDIPGFTPLEQFRAGQSADNPENRSYGTAMHYTSGTTGKPKGVRRTLSGQDPDDMAELGTVLPGFFGITPGGGGVHLVTSPNYHTAVTQFGGNALQMGHTLALMDKWTPEGTLEMIQRTKATHTHMVPTQFHRMLHLPEEVKQRYDVSSMKVAIHAAAPCPQHVKRAMLDWWGPVIYEYYAATEGGGTIATPEEWIAHPGTVGKAWPISEVKALDDDGAEVATGIPGTVYMKMMIGEFEYKGDKAKTEANRRDGFFTVGDIGYFDEDGFLYLCDRKIDMIISGGVNIYPAEIEGELLRHPAVGDVAVFGIPDEDWGEQIKAVVELNEGYERSEELAQEIIGSLDGRLARLKWPKTLDFTDQLPREPNGKLFKRRLRDPYWAGHQSAI; encoded by the coding sequence ATGGCAGGGCTGGGTTTCTGGAGAATCGCGCAAGCCAACCCCGACTGGACCGCCGTCATCGAGGAAGCCGGCGGCGAGCACAAGGCCGGCGACGTCCTGGCGCGCGCCAACCAGACCGTGCACGCGCTGCGCGCCCTCGGCCTGGCCGACGGCGACGGGCTCACGCTGCTGATGCCCAACGTGGTGGAGATGGTCGAGATCTACGCCGCCGCGCTCCAGGCCGCGTTCTACTACACCCCGATCAACTTCCATCTCGCCGGCCCCGAGATCGCCTACATCATCCACGACGCCGAGGCCAAGGCCTTCTTCTGCCACGCGCGCTTCGCCGAGATCGGCCTGGCTGCCGTCGCCGAGTTGGAGAAGGAGGGGCAGGGGCTGCCGAAGGAGGCGCTGATCAGCGTCGGCGGCGACATCCCCGGCTTCACGCCGCTGGAGCAGTTCCGTGCCGGCCAGAGCGCTGACAACCCCGAGAACCGCAGCTACGGCACCGCCATGCACTACACCTCCGGGACCACCGGCAAGCCCAAGGGCGTGCGGCGCACGCTGTCCGGCCAGGACCCGGACGACATGGCCGAGTTGGGGACCGTCCTGCCCGGCTTCTTCGGCATCACCCCCGGCGGCGGCGGTGTGCACCTGGTCACCTCGCCGAACTACCACACCGCGGTCACCCAGTTCGGCGGCAACGCGCTGCAGATGGGGCACACGCTGGCGCTGATGGACAAGTGGACGCCCGAGGGCACGCTGGAGATGATCCAGCGGACCAAGGCCACGCACACGCACATGGTCCCGACCCAGTTCCACCGCATGCTCCACCTGCCGGAGGAGGTGAAGCAGCGCTATGACGTGTCCTCCATGAAGGTCGCGATCCACGCCGCCGCGCCGTGCCCGCAGCACGTCAAGCGCGCGATGCTCGACTGGTGGGGCCCGGTCATCTACGAGTACTACGCCGCGACCGAGGGCGGCGGCACCATCGCCACCCCCGAGGAGTGGATCGCCCATCCCGGCACGGTCGGCAAGGCCTGGCCGATCAGCGAGGTCAAGGCGCTGGACGACGACGGCGCCGAGGTCGCCACGGGCATCCCCGGCACCGTCTACATGAAGATGATGATCGGCGAGTTCGAGTACAAGGGCGACAAGGCCAAGACCGAGGCCAACCGCCGCGACGGCTTCTTCACGGTCGGCGACATCGGGTACTTCGACGAGGACGGGTTCCTCTACCTGTGCGACCGGAAGATCGACATGATCATCTCCGGCGGCGTCAACATCTACCCGGCCGAGATCGAGGGCGAGCTGCTGCGCCATCCGGCCGTCGGCGACGTCGCGGTGTTCGGCATCCCGGACGAGGACTGGGGCGAGCAGATCAAGGCCGTGGTCGAGCTCAACGAGGGCTACGAGCGCTCCGAGGAACTGGCCCAGGAGATCATCGGCTCCCTGGACGGCCGGCTGGCGCGGCTGAAGTGGCCCAAGACCCTGGACTTCACCGACCAGCTGCCGCGCGAGCCCAACGGCAAGCTGTTCAAGCGACGGCTGCGCGACCCGTACTGGGCCGGCCACCAGAGCGCGATCTGA
- a CDS encoding thiolase domain-containing protein: MGNRCAVIGVGQTEYRTKRADVSLAGLVREAALRALEDAGLTFADIDSVVLGKAPDMFEGVATPELYLADALGAAGKPMMRVHTAGSVGGSTTLVGASQVQAGVHERVLVVAFEKQSESNATWALSTHSPFSASLVVGAGGYFAPYIRAYIRRSGAPANIGMMVAVKDRINALRNPYAHLKIPNIDLAMVEESMMLWDPIRYLETCPSSDGAVAMVLASERAAEAASAATGRRPAWVHGAAMRSEPMGMAGRDSVDPRAGRDCAADVYRQAGVTEPRRQFAAAEVYVPFSWYEPMWLENLGFAEKGAGWKLTEAGATAFEGDIPWNPSGGVLSSNPIGASGMIRFAEAAQQVRGQAGEHQVEAAVDGSRLALGHAYGGGSQFFAMWAVGANKP; this comes from the coding sequence ATGGGTAACCGTTGCGCCGTGATCGGCGTCGGGCAGACCGAGTACCGCACCAAGCGCGCCGACGTGTCCCTGGCCGGGCTGGTCCGCGAGGCGGCCCTGCGCGCGCTGGAGGACGCCGGGCTGACGTTCGCGGACATCGACTCGGTGGTGCTGGGCAAGGCCCCGGACATGTTCGAGGGCGTGGCCACGCCCGAGCTGTACCTGGCCGACGCGCTCGGCGCCGCCGGCAAGCCGATGATGCGGGTGCACACCGCCGGCTCGGTCGGCGGTTCGACCACGCTGGTCGGGGCCTCGCAGGTGCAGGCCGGGGTGCACGAGCGGGTGCTGGTGGTGGCGTTCGAGAAGCAGTCGGAGTCGAACGCGACGTGGGCGCTGTCCACGCACTCGCCGTTCTCCGCCTCCCTGGTGGTCGGCGCCGGCGGGTATTTCGCGCCGTATATTCGGGCTTATATACGGCGTTCCGGCGCTCCGGCCAATATCGGGATGATGGTTGCGGTCAAGGACCGGATCAATGCGTTGCGTAATCCCTACGCGCATTTGAAGATCCCGAACATCGACCTCGCGATGGTCGAGGAATCGATGATGTTGTGGGATCCGATTCGCTATCTGGAGACTTGTCCTTCTTCGGACGGTGCAGTGGCGATGGTGTTGGCCTCGGAGCGGGCGGCCGAGGCCGCGAGCGCCGCGACCGGGCGGCGTCCGGCCTGGGTGCACGGTGCGGCGATGCGCTCGGAGCCGATGGGCATGGCCGGCCGGGACAGCGTGGACCCGCGGGCCGGGCGCGACTGCGCGGCCGACGTGTACCGGCAGGCCGGCGTCACCGAGCCCCGGCGGCAGTTCGCCGCGGCCGAGGTGTATGTGCCGTTCTCGTGGTACGAGCCGATGTGGCTGGAGAACCTCGGGTTCGCGGAGAAGGGCGCGGGTTGGAAGCTCACCGAGGCCGGCGCGACCGCGTTCGAGGGCGACATCCCGTGGAACCCGTCCGGGGGAGTGCTGTCGTCGAACCCGATCGGGGCCTCGGGCATGATCCGCTTCGCCGAGGCCGCCCAGCAGGTGCGCGGCCAGGCCGGGGAGCATCAGGTGGAGGCCGCCGTGGACGGTTCGCGGCTGGCTTTGGGACACGCGTATGGCGGCGGATCTCAATTCTTCGCCATGTGGGCCGTCGGGGCGAACAAGCCGTAG
- a CDS encoding lipid-transfer protein produces MRDVAVVGFAQSEHSFSDLGWTEADLVMPLVNEVLGATGLERSEIGFTCSGSNDYLVGTPFSFVAALDTIGAWPPIAESHVEQDAAWALYEAWVRIQHGDVDVALVYGFGKGTVGDQVGISSLGYDPYYLAPLVPGHVAMAGLQARALKDAGFDVDPDPTPPPATDGAAAVLLAAGDAARRVCARPAWIRGLDHRIEPHGIGARDLTRSVSARLAAEKAGVGAGPVEFAELHTRFEHEEALLRQELGLGEKTVVNASGGPRKADPIMATGLIRIGEAAARIHDGSAERVVAHATAGPCLQHNLVCVLEGER; encoded by the coding sequence ATGAGGGATGTCGCGGTCGTCGGCTTCGCGCAGAGCGAACACAGCTTCTCCGACCTCGGGTGGACCGAGGCGGACCTGGTCATGCCGCTGGTGAACGAGGTGCTCGGGGCGACCGGGCTGGAACGCTCCGAGATCGGCTTCACCTGCTCGGGGTCCAACGACTACCTGGTCGGCACGCCGTTCTCGTTCGTCGCGGCGCTGGACACCATCGGCGCGTGGCCGCCGATCGCCGAGAGCCATGTCGAGCAGGACGCGGCCTGGGCGCTGTACGAGGCGTGGGTGCGGATCCAGCACGGCGACGTCGATGTCGCGCTGGTCTACGGATTCGGCAAGGGCACGGTCGGCGACCAGGTCGGCATCAGCTCATTGGGATACGACCCCTACTACCTGGCGCCGCTGGTCCCGGGGCACGTCGCGATGGCCGGGCTCCAGGCGCGGGCGCTGAAGGACGCCGGGTTCGACGTCGACCCGGATCCCACGCCGCCGCCGGCCACGGACGGCGCCGCCGCGGTGCTGCTGGCCGCCGGAGACGCGGCGCGGCGGGTGTGCGCGCGGCCGGCGTGGATCCGGGGGCTGGACCACCGGATCGAACCGCACGGGATCGGGGCGCGGGACCTGACGCGCAGCGTGTCGGCGCGTCTGGCGGCGGAGAAGGCCGGCGTGGGCGCGGGGCCTGTGGAGTTCGCGGAGCTGCACACGCGCTTCGAGCACGAGGAGGCGTTGCTGCGCCAGGAGTTGGGGCTCGGCGAGAAGACCGTGGTGAACGCCTCCGGTGGCCCGCGCAAGGCCGATCCGATCATGGCGACCGGGCTGATCCGGATCGGCGAGGCGGCCGCGCGGATCCACGACGGGAGCGCGGAGCGTGTGGTGGCGCACGCTACCGCCGGGCCGTGCTTGCAGCACAACCTTGTATGCGTCCTCGAAGGGGAGCGGTGA
- a CDS encoding ABC transporter permease, giving the protein MRTGHLVGSTGLFPHIPSYLGTYGSLIQQQLTMALLSVLFGFIAALPISLLCVRFPKIYPAMVALVTVIYSLPSIALFVLLVPSTGLTQTTVIIPLSFYSLAALVPNIVEGIRGIPEDVRLAAVAMGYTGTRRVFGVDLPLAVPPIMAGLRVATVGNISMVSVGTVIGVGAFGALFTAAAQLSRSDLAVTGIVVIVALALACDLLLVIIQRLLTPWNKRRSA; this is encoded by the coding sequence ATGAGGACAGGCCACCTGGTGGGGTCCACGGGCCTGTTCCCCCACATCCCCAGTTATCTGGGCACATACGGTTCACTGATCCAGCAGCAGCTCACCATGGCGCTGCTGTCGGTGCTGTTCGGGTTCATCGCCGCGCTGCCGATCTCGCTGCTGTGCGTACGGTTCCCGAAGATCTACCCGGCGATGGTCGCGCTCGTGACCGTCATCTACTCGCTGCCCTCGATCGCGTTGTTCGTGCTGCTGGTGCCCTCGACCGGGCTGACGCAGACCACGGTCATCATCCCGCTGTCGTTCTACAGCCTGGCCGCCCTGGTCCCGAACATCGTCGAGGGCATACGCGGGATCCCCGAGGACGTCCGGCTCGCGGCCGTGGCCATGGGGTACACCGGCACGCGCCGGGTGTTCGGCGTGGACCTGCCGCTGGCGGTGCCGCCGATCATGGCCGGGCTGCGGGTGGCGACGGTCGGGAACATCAGCATGGTCAGCGTCGGCACGGTCATCGGCGTGGGGGCCTTCGGCGCCCTGTTCACGGCCGCGGCCCAGCTGAGCCGCTCGGACCTGGCGGTGACCGGCATCGTCGTGATCGTGGCGCTGGCCCTGGCCTGCGACCTGCTCCTGGTGATCATCCAGCGGCTGCTCACGCCGTGGAACAAGCGGAGGTCGGCGTGA
- a CDS encoding Zn-ribbon domain-containing OB-fold protein, with protein sequence MTTQPTQTAPTPASSSDGHAVHVLEFPGGYTRSTGPVIGRFLTGLRSGRIYGVKTPDGKVLFPPTEYDPVTAAALGAADEDWVEVGPAGTVTSWTWVDAPRPDHPLDRPFAWALVKPDGADTAMLHAVDSGSAEAMATGMRVHATWRAERTGSVKDITCFVPGEGPAEVPAPAQGQALAGEAEALAGEAELEPVTVVTLPHRLEYRLRPGTVWNHFIDGMAEGQIRATRCAACGKVYVPPRGACPADGLPATEWVDLPDTGVLTTFAVNNVPAAGAPEVPFISGYVLLDGADIAMLVLISDVPWQDVRIGMRVRAVWVPDAERTRSVKNLKWFAPTGEPDIPFERFEEYV encoded by the coding sequence ATGACTACTCAGCCGACTCAGACCGCGCCCACACCGGCCTCCTCCTCCGACGGGCACGCGGTGCACGTCCTGGAGTTCCCCGGCGGCTACACCCGCTCCACCGGCCCGGTGATCGGCCGCTTCCTGACCGGCCTGCGCTCCGGGCGGATCTACGGTGTGAAGACCCCCGACGGCAAGGTCCTGTTCCCGCCGACCGAGTACGACCCGGTCACCGCGGCCGCCCTCGGCGCCGCCGACGAGGACTGGGTCGAGGTCGGCCCGGCCGGGACCGTGACCAGCTGGACCTGGGTCGACGCACCGCGCCCGGACCATCCGCTGGACCGGCCCTTCGCCTGGGCGCTGGTGAAGCCCGACGGTGCGGACACCGCGATGCTGCACGCCGTGGACAGCGGTTCGGCGGAGGCGATGGCGACCGGGATGCGGGTGCACGCGACCTGGCGCGCGGAGCGGACCGGTTCGGTCAAGGACATCACCTGCTTCGTGCCCGGAGAAGGTCCGGCCGAGGTGCCGGCGCCGGCGCAGGGGCAGGCACTTGCCGGGGAAGCGGAGGCGCTCGCCGGGGAGGCGGAACTTGAACCGGTCACGGTGGTCACGCTGCCGCACCGGCTGGAGTACCGGCTGCGGCCCGGGACGGTGTGGAACCACTTCATCGACGGCATGGCTGAGGGGCAGATCCGCGCGACGCGGTGTGCGGCGTGCGGCAAGGTCTACGTCCCGCCGCGCGGCGCGTGCCCTGCGGACGGGTTGCCCGCGACCGAGTGGGTGGACCTGCCGGACACCGGGGTGCTGACCACGTTCGCGGTCAACAACGTCCCGGCGGCCGGCGCTCCGGAGGTGCCGTTCATCAGCGGCTATGTGCTGCTGGACGGCGCCGACATCGCGATGCTCGTCCTCATCTCCGACGTGCCGTGGCAGGACGTTCGGATCGGGATGCGGGTGCGGGCGGTGTGGGTGCCGGACGCCGAGCGGACGCGGTCGGTGAAGAACCTGAAGTGGTTCGCGCCGACCGGCGAGCCCGACATCCCGTTCGAGCGGTTTGAGGAGTACGTGTGA
- a CDS encoding SigE family RNA polymerase sigma factor, whose protein sequence is MRRPDDGEFSELVAARSPTLRRTAYLMCGDWHQAEDLTQIALIKLHAAWGRVRRREDLDAYLRKTLLRACIDEKRRARWRWEHSASDWLPDPPAAEGPVDEAAADRDLLVAALRALPAGQRAVLVLRFWEDQSVEETARLLGCSLGTVKSQTSRGLAALRAELARPEYATDPDLLTWKEG, encoded by the coding sequence ATGAGAAGACCCGACGACGGCGAGTTCAGCGAACTGGTCGCCGCCCGTTCGCCCACGCTGCGGCGCACGGCGTACCTGATGTGCGGGGACTGGCACCAGGCCGAGGACCTGACGCAGATCGCGCTCATCAAGCTGCACGCCGCCTGGGGCCGCGTCCGCCGCCGCGAGGATCTGGACGCCTACCTTCGCAAGACCCTGCTGCGCGCCTGCATCGACGAGAAGCGCCGTGCGCGCTGGCGTTGGGAGCACTCGGCCTCGGACTGGCTGCCCGATCCGCCGGCCGCCGAGGGCCCGGTCGACGAGGCCGCCGCCGACCGCGACCTGCTCGTCGCGGCGCTGCGCGCGCTGCCCGCCGGGCAGCGCGCGGTCCTGGTGCTGCGCTTCTGGGAGGACCAGAGCGTCGAGGAGACCGCCCGGCTGCTGGGCTGCTCGCTCGGCACCGTCAAGAGCCAGACGTCCCGGGGACTGGCGGCGTTGCGCGCGGAACTCGCGAGGCCCGAGTACGCCACCGACCCCGATCTGCTCACGTGGAAGGAAGGATGA